One window from the genome of Pedococcus badiiscoriae encodes:
- a CDS encoding AI-2E family transporter: protein MSVLTRWREFQRSQREALRESNLRHPGGVDGENGADGASTTVVPEPLGGLLPDGSVPTAPSSGSAQTEDEQEAREVREAQDAQDAQAKEAQEATDALPYGRAGRPLNRQSPFYLGFVGALGVLAAVLLWQTLGRLTTVLTLIVVSFFLTLALNPLVEFFTRRRLTRPWAVTVVFFGLVGVFTLLGLLVVPPVVTQGSALIKQAPDWVNTVLSSSFVRNLDQHYGVVTKIQGEFNKKLTDSSFISQVFGGVLGVGAAVIGGIFQAFTVLILTLFLLASFPRVKEAAFQIVPASRRVRVVSLSEEIMRRTGSYAIGQVAVATVNAFCSWIMMSIVGIQYAAVLAVAVGFLGLIPMVGATSGATLVCLVAVFDEPRKAVIAAVYYIVYQQVENYVVMPRIMAHTVSVPGAVTVVAALAGGTLLGVLGALLAIPVAAGLLLLYEEVLLPRQRHH, encoded by the coding sequence ATGTCCGTGCTGACGCGATGGCGCGAGTTCCAGCGAAGCCAACGCGAAGCCCTGCGCGAGAGCAACCTGCGCCACCCCGGCGGGGTGGACGGCGAGAACGGCGCGGACGGCGCGAGCACGACCGTGGTCCCCGAACCGCTGGGCGGCCTGCTGCCCGATGGCAGCGTGCCCACTGCGCCTTCCTCGGGGTCAGCACAGACCGAGGACGAGCAGGAGGCGCGGGAGGTGAGGGAGGCGCAGGACGCCCAGGACGCGCAGGCGAAGGAGGCGCAGGAGGCCACCGATGCGTTGCCGTACGGCCGCGCCGGTCGACCACTGAACCGCCAGTCCCCCTTCTACCTGGGATTCGTGGGCGCACTCGGAGTGCTCGCAGCCGTCCTGCTGTGGCAGACCCTCGGCCGGCTCACCACGGTCCTGACCTTGATCGTGGTCTCCTTCTTCCTCACGCTCGCCCTGAACCCGCTCGTCGAGTTCTTCACCCGCCGTCGCCTGACCAGGCCCTGGGCCGTCACAGTCGTCTTCTTCGGGCTGGTCGGGGTGTTCACCCTGTTGGGTCTGCTCGTCGTGCCACCGGTGGTGACGCAGGGCTCTGCCCTGATCAAGCAAGCCCCTGACTGGGTGAACACGGTGCTCAGCAGCTCGTTCGTCCGCAACCTCGACCAGCACTACGGCGTGGTCACCAAGATCCAGGGCGAGTTCAACAAGAAGCTGACGGACAGCAGCTTCATCTCCCAGGTCTTCGGCGGCGTCCTGGGAGTCGGCGCCGCGGTGATCGGCGGCATCTTCCAGGCCTTCACCGTCCTGATCCTCACGCTGTTCCTGCTGGCCTCCTTCCCGCGCGTCAAGGAGGCGGCCTTCCAGATCGTGCCGGCCTCACGACGCGTCCGGGTGGTCTCCCTGTCCGAGGAGATCATGCGGCGCACCGGTTCGTACGCGATCGGTCAGGTCGCGGTGGCCACTGTCAACGCGTTCTGCTCGTGGATCATGATGTCCATCGTCGGCATCCAGTACGCGGCCGTGCTCGCTGTCGCCGTCGGCTTCCTCGGCCTCATCCCCATGGTGGGAGCCACCAGCGGCGCGACCTTGGTCTGTCTCGTGGCGGTCTTCGACGAGCCCCGCAAGGCCGTCATCGCCGCGGTGTACTACATCGTGTACCAGCAGGTCGAGAACTACGTCGTCATGCCACGGATCATGGCCCACACGGTGTCGGTACCGGGTGCGGTCACCGTGGTCGCGGCGCTCGCCGGGGGCACCCTGCTCGGCGTGCTGGGCGCCCTGCTCGCGATCCCCGTCGCCGCGGGCCTGCTGCTGCTCTACGAAGAGGTCCTCCTGCCCCGCCAGCGTCACCACTGA
- a CDS encoding 3-hydroxyacyl-CoA dehydrogenase family protein codes for MAREFSKVGVIGLGTMGAGIVEVFARNGIDVVAVEVDEAAVERGRGVLEHSTGRAVSRGKLSEQDQAALHSRVQFTASLDDLAECQLVVEAVPEQLELKKELFGKLDTIVGPEAVLATNTSSLSVTEIAVATGNPKRVVGMHFFNPAPVLQFVEVIRTVVTEDEVFEDVKALAIRLGKQPVIVGDKAGFIANALLFGYLNHAVSMFESRYASREDIDAAMRLGCGYPMGPLALMDLIGLDTAYEILDTMYKQGRDRLHAPSPVIKQMVSAGLKGRKSGRGFYTYAEPGSSQVVDDALTPSSDGGSTAALRQVRTVGVVGSGTMATGIIEVFAKAGYDVVYVTRSQPKVDAVTAAITKSLEKAVQRGKLSEEDRAAALSHLTGTTSLDDLATADLVVEAVVEDLAVKKALFENLDEICRPGAILATTTSSLPVVDCAAATSRPQDVIGMHFFNPAQVMKLVEVVHTVSTAADVVATVQDLCAKVGKHAVTCGDRSGFIVNALLFPYLNDAVRMLSANYATADDIDTAMKTGCGLPMGPFELLDVVGLDVSLAIQRELYLEFREPGFAPAPLLEHLVTAGYLGRKTGRGFRTYA; via the coding sequence ATGGCTCGTGAGTTCAGCAAGGTCGGAGTAATTGGTCTCGGCACCATGGGTGCGGGCATCGTCGAGGTGTTCGCCCGCAACGGCATCGACGTCGTCGCGGTCGAGGTCGACGAGGCGGCGGTCGAGCGGGGACGCGGGGTCCTCGAGCACTCGACCGGCCGGGCCGTCAGTCGCGGCAAGCTGAGCGAGCAGGACCAGGCGGCGCTGCACTCCCGGGTGCAGTTCACCGCGAGCCTCGACGACCTCGCCGAGTGCCAGCTCGTCGTCGAGGCGGTGCCGGAGCAGCTGGAGCTCAAGAAGGAGCTCTTCGGCAAGCTCGACACGATCGTGGGACCGGAGGCCGTCTTGGCGACCAACACGTCGTCGCTGTCGGTCACCGAGATCGCGGTGGCCACCGGCAACCCCAAGCGCGTCGTCGGGATGCACTTCTTCAACCCCGCACCCGTGCTGCAGTTCGTCGAGGTGATCCGCACCGTGGTCACCGAGGACGAGGTCTTCGAGGACGTCAAGGCGCTCGCCATCCGGCTCGGGAAGCAGCCGGTCATCGTGGGGGACAAGGCCGGGTTCATCGCCAACGCGCTGCTCTTCGGCTACCTCAACCACGCCGTCTCCATGTTCGAGTCGCGCTACGCCAGCCGCGAGGACATCGACGCCGCCATGAGGCTCGGCTGCGGGTACCCCATGGGCCCCCTCGCGCTGATGGACCTGATCGGGCTCGACACCGCCTACGAGATCCTCGACACGATGTACAAGCAGGGCCGCGACCGCCTGCACGCCCCGAGCCCCGTCATCAAGCAGATGGTCAGCGCCGGGCTCAAGGGCCGCAAGAGCGGGCGCGGGTTCTACACCTACGCCGAACCCGGCAGCAGCCAGGTCGTCGACGACGCCCTCACGCCGTCGTCGGACGGCGGGTCCACGGCTGCGCTGCGCCAGGTGCGCACGGTCGGGGTGGTCGGGTCCGGGACGATGGCGACGGGCATCATCGAGGTCTTCGCCAAGGCCGGCTACGACGTCGTCTACGTCACCCGCAGCCAGCCCAAGGTCGACGCGGTGACGGCTGCCATCACCAAGTCGCTCGAGAAGGCCGTCCAGCGCGGCAAGCTCAGCGAGGAGGACCGCGCCGCGGCGCTCTCGCACCTCACCGGGACCACCTCGCTGGACGACCTGGCCACCGCAGACCTCGTCGTCGAGGCCGTCGTGGAGGACCTGGCCGTGAAGAAGGCCCTGTTCGAGAACCTCGACGAGATCTGCCGCCCGGGGGCGATCCTGGCCACCACGACGTCATCCCTGCCCGTCGTCGACTGCGCCGCCGCCACCTCGCGACCGCAGGACGTCATCGGGATGCACTTCTTCAACCCCGCCCAGGTCATGAAGCTCGTCGAGGTCGTCCACACCGTCTCGACGGCCGCGGACGTCGTGGCGACCGTGCAGGACCTCTGCGCCAAGGTCGGCAAGCACGCGGTCACCTGCGGCGACCGGTCCGGGTTCATCGTCAACGCGCTGCTGTTCCCCTACCTCAACGACGCCGTGCGCATGCTCAGCGCCAACTACGCGACGGCGGACGACATCGACACCGCGATGAAGACCGGTTGCGGGCTTCCGATGGGTCCGTTCGAGCTGCTCGACGTCGTCGGGCTCGACGTGTCCCTGGCGATCCAGCGCGAGCTCTACCTCGAGTTCCGCGAGCCGGGCTTCGCCCCTGCCCCGCTGCTCGAGCACCTGGTCACGGCGGGCTACCTCGGCCGCAAGACGGGCCGCGGGTTCCGCACCTACGCCTGA
- the nucS gene encoding endonuclease NucS — MRLVIAKCSVDYDGRLSAHLPLATRLLLVKADGSVLVHSDGGSYKPLNWMSPPCAMAEVEPEAHEAAAGVTAVWQVQHAKSEDRLRVLIHDVLHDSAHDLGVDPGLIKDGVEAHLQKLLAEHIHTLGDGYSLVRREYMTAIGPVDILCRDAEGASVAVEIKRRGDIDGVEQLTRYLELMNRDPHLSPVTGVFAAQEIKPQARTLATDRGIRCVTLDYDALKGIDNSEHRLF, encoded by the coding sequence GTGCGGCTGGTCATTGCGAAGTGCTCCGTGGACTACGACGGTCGGCTGTCGGCCCACCTGCCTCTGGCGACGAGGCTGCTGCTGGTCAAGGCCGACGGTTCGGTCCTCGTCCACAGCGACGGCGGCTCCTACAAGCCGCTCAACTGGATGTCCCCGCCCTGCGCGATGGCGGAGGTCGAGCCCGAGGCCCACGAGGCCGCCGCCGGGGTCACCGCGGTGTGGCAGGTGCAGCACGCCAAGTCCGAGGACCGGCTGCGCGTGCTCATCCACGACGTCCTGCATGACTCCGCGCACGACCTCGGGGTCGACCCCGGGCTGATCAAGGACGGCGTCGAGGCCCACCTGCAGAAGCTCCTGGCCGAGCACATCCACACGCTCGGTGATGGCTACAGCCTGGTGCGCCGTGAGTACATGACCGCCATCGGCCCGGTCGACATCCTGTGCAGGGACGCCGAGGGCGCGTCGGTGGCCGTCGAGATCAAGCGGCGGGGTGACATCGACGGGGTCGAGCAGCTGACCCGCTATCTCGAGCTGATGAACCGCGACCCGCACCTGTCCCCGGTGACGGGGGTCTTCGCCGCGCAGGAGATCAAGCCCCAGGCCCGCACCCTGGCGACCGACCGTGGGATCCGTTGCGTGACGCTCGACTACGACGCCCTCAAAGGCATCGACAACAGCGAGCACCGCTTGTTCTAG
- a CDS encoding histidine phosphatase family protein: MSDLHCAATLLIARHGDAEYGHSSVLTDEGGWLSEKGIAQAESLAASLATRRIARVHTSSLARAVESGAVAARVLGVDTRVVPGLEEFSVGALAGRPHDDPELASVVKAWMHGDLGRFIPGGETGEEVIARYREALLSIADQFRGETVLVFSHGGVMSFVLPRITGTVRDDPTAGRFLPNCAVAEVSVDGDGFTMRSWPGSSDRAVV, from the coding sequence ATGAGCGACCTGCACTGCGCCGCGACCCTGCTCATCGCGCGCCATGGCGATGCGGAGTACGGCCACTCGTCGGTGCTCACCGACGAGGGCGGGTGGCTGTCCGAGAAGGGGATCGCGCAGGCCGAGTCGCTGGCGGCCTCGCTGGCCACCCGCAGGATCGCCCGCGTCCACACGAGCAGCCTCGCCCGAGCCGTGGAGTCGGGTGCGGTCGCGGCGCGCGTGCTCGGCGTCGACACGCGGGTCGTCCCGGGCCTCGAGGAGTTCTCGGTGGGGGCCCTCGCGGGCCGGCCGCACGACGACCCGGAGCTCGCGTCGGTGGTCAAGGCCTGGATGCACGGTGACCTGGGACGGTTCATTCCCGGGGGAGAGACGGGGGAGGAGGTCATCGCCCGCTACCGCGAGGCGCTCCTGTCGATCGCCGACCAGTTCCGGGGGGAGACCGTGCTCGTCTTCTCGCACGGCGGTGTCATGTCGTTCGTGCTGCCCCGCATCACGGGCACCGTTCGCGACGACCCGACCGCAGGCAGGTTCCTGCCCAACTGCGCGGTGGCGGAGGTGTCCGTGGACGGGGACGGCTTCACCATGCGGAGCTGGCCGGGGTCGAGCGACCGGGCAGTCGTCTAG
- a CDS encoding amidohydrolase family protein: protein MTPSTPSTARVLLTGAVVLPDRVVADGAVAVTGDTITYAGERSSLPPEWLGVPPPEAWRPGLTLLPGLVDIHCHGGNGGEFGPDVESGRRAVAHHHRHGSTTVIGSLVSAPAGTLLDGARALGRLVRTGELAGIHVEGPFLSTARCGAQDPASLVDADVALVEALAAAGGDGALAHMTWAPERTGGGAVPAALAAVGALGSVGHTDADYATATRALESAARPGVRGGLPLVTHLFNGMPPLLSRAPGPVGACLAAAARGEAVVELIGDGVHLDAGTVRMVFDAVGPGHIALVSDATAASGLAEGAHSLGGRGVTVRDGAARLTGTDTLAGGLSTLMDQVRWLVHDLRIPLADAVRAGATTPTRALALPDVGALTEGSRADVVAVDDGLTVHRVLRGGSWL, encoded by the coding sequence GTGACCCCCTCGACCCCGAGCACCGCCCGCGTCCTGCTCACCGGAGCCGTGGTCCTGCCGGACCGCGTCGTCGCCGACGGCGCCGTGGCCGTCACCGGTGACACGATCACGTATGCCGGTGAGCGCAGCTCGCTGCCCCCGGAGTGGCTTGGCGTCCCCCCGCCCGAGGCTTGGCGTCCCGGGCTGACCCTGCTCCCGGGACTGGTCGACATCCACTGCCACGGCGGCAACGGGGGCGAGTTCGGTCCCGACGTCGAGAGCGGGCGCAGGGCCGTCGCACACCACCACCGGCACGGGTCGACGACCGTCATCGGGTCCCTCGTCTCCGCTCCCGCGGGCACCCTGCTCGACGGCGCCAGGGCCCTGGGGCGGCTGGTCCGGACGGGTGAGCTGGCCGGCATACACGTCGAAGGGCCCTTCCTGTCCACGGCCCGGTGCGGTGCCCAGGACCCCGCATCCCTCGTCGACGCTGACGTGGCCCTCGTCGAGGCGCTCGCTGCGGCCGGTGGCGACGGTGCCCTGGCCCACATGACGTGGGCGCCCGAGCGCACCGGCGGGGGCGCTGTCCCCGCGGCACTCGCAGCCGTCGGAGCGCTCGGCTCTGTCGGACACACCGACGCCGACTACGCCACGGCGACGCGAGCGCTGGAGTCCGCGGCACGACCCGGTGTCCGAGGTGGCCTGCCGCTGGTGACCCATCTCTTCAACGGCATGCCGCCGCTCCTGTCGCGGGCACCCGGGCCGGTGGGCGCCTGTCTCGCGGCGGCCGCACGTGGCGAAGCCGTGGTGGAGCTGATCGGGGACGGAGTGCACCTCGACGCGGGCACGGTGCGGATGGTCTTCGACGCCGTGGGGCCCGGCCACATCGCCCTGGTCAGCGACGCCACGGCTGCGAGCGGGCTGGCGGAAGGGGCCCACTCGCTCGGCGGTCGCGGCGTCACCGTCCGGGACGGCGCGGCCCGCTTGACCGGAACCGACACCCTCGCCGGTGGGTTGAGCACCCTGATGGACCAGGTGCGCTGGCTGGTCCACGACCTGCGGATCCCTCTCGCCGACGCCGTGCGGGCGGGCGCGACGACGCCGACGCGCGCGCTGGCGCTGCCCGATGTGGGTGCGCTGACTGAGGGGTCGCGGGCCGACGTGGTCGCGGTCGACGACGGGCTGACGGTGCACCGGGTGCTGCGCGGCGGGTCGTGGCTCTGA